In one Diabrotica virgifera virgifera chromosome 7, PGI_DIABVI_V3a genomic region, the following are encoded:
- the LOC114336783 gene encoding microfibril-associated glycoprotein 4-like, with protein MMSSLVLLLYVCLSEYVMSEKLSAAVPVDIKFTKLMDVKLESPSRTSSFSNDIGTFLYPQTENIGSETKEDYFQVPIKLSFGIDKQNGIQDYEKPISSVFDQCKYLVGRSQLPICRLNPVAKNLENNYPRSCREILEAGNNKSGVYVIKPRTSNKPFAVLCDMETKGGGWTHIQKRFDGSQDFYLPWRDYKFGFGDLNVEFWIGLENIYHMTAFDRNELLVEVTETNKNISYAKYSSFSIGSEMDGYPLKELTGYSGNAGDGLANHIGLKFTTVDVDQDKSSGNCAQIFEGAWWYNNCHSSNLNGKFMTVVLPEAYKAHGLNWHPLKGDHVNLAGSRMMIRPIGE; from the exons ATGATGTCGTCTTTAGTTCTTCTCTTATACGTTTGCTTGAGTGAATATGTTATGTCAGAAAAA TTATCGGCTGCTGTTCCTGTCGATATAAAATTCACAAAACTAATGGACGTTAAGTTGGAAAGTCCGAGTAGAACCAGCTCTTTCAGTAATGATATAGGAACatttctttatcctcaaactGAAAACATCGGGTCAG aaACCAAAGAAGACTATTTTCAAGTTCCCATAAAGTTGTCATTTGGAATAGATAAGCAAAATGGCATTCAAGATTACGAAAAACCTATTTCAAGTGTGTTTGACCAATGTAAATATTTAGTAGGTAGAAGTCAATTACCGATCTGTCGTTTAAATCCAGTTgcgaaaaatttagaaaataattatCCAAGGAGTTGCAGAGAAATCTTAGAAGCTG GAAACAATAAGTCAGGTGTATACGTAATCAAACCTAGAACAAGTAACAAGCCGTTTGCAGTTTTGTGCGATATGGAAACTAAAGGAGGTGGCTGGACTCATATCCAGAAAAGATTTGACGGATCTCAAGATTTCTATCTACCTTGGAGAGATTACAAGTTCGGCTTTGGTGATCTTAATGTTGAATTTTGGATAGGACTTGAAAATATTTATCACATGACAG CATTCGATAGAAACGAACTTCTTGTAGAGGTAACAGAGACGAACAAAAATATTAGTTATGCAAAATACTCATCATTCTCAATCGGTTCTGAAATGGACGGCTATCCACTAAAAGAACTTACAGGATACTCAGGAAATGCTGGGGATGGTCTAGCCAATCACATTGGTTTAAAGTTTACAACAGTTGATGTGGATCAAGATAAATCCTCTGGGAATTGTGCTCAAATTTTTG AGGGTGCTTGGTGGTATAATAACTGCCATAGCAGCAATCTTAATGGAAAATTTATGACAGTAGTACTTCCTGAAGCATATAAAGCACATGGTCTTAACTGGCATCCTCTAAAAGGAGACCATGTAAATTTGGCTGGTTCCAGAATGATGATTAGGCCAATCGGAgaataa